One Solanum pennellii chromosome 10, SPENNV200 genomic region harbors:
- the LOC107001746 gene encoding uncharacterized protein LOC107001746, translating to MTRPIIIPSPPLLSLDKRQPLLSSNDSSRGVVRGSSSSGGGGSVVRRARLAEVAGGTTAECAAVACCCPCGIANLLVLAVYKVPAGLCRKALRKNRRDRLMKKGLLPATGSGHCSCDEMELHAYQISSPIAMVGAGAGNLATDKDALELEKEMWDKFYGTGFWRSPSQRSEM from the coding sequence ATGACGAGACCAATAATCATACCTTCGCCTCCGTTACTGTCTCTGGATAAACGGCAGCCGCTATTATCGAGTAACGATTCATCGCGCGGCGTCGTACGCGGTAGCAGCAGCAGCGGCGGCGGCGGGAGTGTTGTTCGGAGAGCGCGATTAGCGGAGGTCGCCGGCGGTACGACGGCGGAATGTGCGGCGGTGGCGTGTTGTTGTCCTTGCGGGATAGCGAATTTGTTGGTTCTAGCGGTGTATAAGGTTCCGGCTGGACTTTGTAGAAAGGCTTTGAGGAAAAATCGCCGGGATCGGTTGATGAAAAAGGGGCTTTTGCCGGCGACGGGAAGTGGACATTGTAGCTGTGATGAAATGGAGCTTCATGCTTACCAGATTTCTAGTCCGATTGCGATGGTCGGCGCCGGCGCCGGAAACCTAGCAACCGATAAGGATGCTTTGGAGCTGGAGAAGGAAATGTGGGATAAGTTTTACGGTACTGGGTTCTGGAGAAGCCCATCTCAACGAAGTGAAATGTAA
- the LOC107002584 gene encoding E3 ubiquitin-protein ligase RHF2A-like isoform X2 yields the protein MDEVKKSEGHMTSPAAFVEGGIQDACDDACSICLEAFCESDPPSVTSCKHEFHLQCVLEWCQRSSNCPMCWQSISLKDQMSQELFEAVEQERNFRVNAERNATVFQFPALGDFELQHLPVDIDDPELEERILQHLAVAASMGRAHHAGRREGSRNRSSTNNRPQLLVFPTHHNSSPTASVSPYPSGSISDPAATTTVDSPLPISSGSSDSPRQMPHLPSVQSDQLSALSSGSVLTPATAQGLSSGDSSSSSSFTPIHRRAGPSELQSFSESWRSRFSSMSMKYKESISKNTREWKERLFSRSSSMPDAGPVRRESNAGIASLSHLMEHLETRENSRAGSVSAVTNIVDSSHTLQRDHGNMGTHIGNGLNRNSTASAASSAQN from the exons ATGGATGAGGTCAAGAAATCAGAGGGTCATATGACATCCCCTGCAGCTTTTGTGGAAGGAGGAATTCAGGATGCATGTGATGATGCTTGCAGCATTTGTCTCGAGGCTTTCTGCGAAAGCGATCCTCCCTCG GTAACTAGCTGCAAGCATGAATTTCATCTCCAGTGCGTCCTGGAATG gTGTCAGAGAAGTTCTAATTGTCCTATGTGTTGGCAGTCCATAAGTCTGAAAGATCAGATGAG TCAAGAATTGTTTGAGGCTGTGGAACAAGAAAGGAATTTTAGAGTTAATGCAGAAAGAAATGCTACAGTATTTCAGTTTCCTGCGCTGGGAGATTTTGAACTACAGCAT TTACCTGTGGATATTGATGATCCTGAACTTGAAGAGCGCATTCTTCAGCATTTGGCTGTTGCTGCTTCAATGGGAAGAGCTCACCATGCGGGTCGAAGGGAGGGCTCAAGAAATCGCTCATCCACCAATAACCGTCCACAACTTTTAGTATTTCCAACTCATCATAATTCATCTCCTACCGCTTCTGTTTCACCTTATCCTAGTGGATCAATTTCTGATCCTGCTGCAACCACAACAGTTGATTCCCCTCTTCCCATTAGCTCCGGTAGCAGTGATTCACCACGACAGATGCCTCACCTTCCATCAGTTCAAAGTGATCAACTTTCTGCTTTATCATCTGGTTCCGTTCTAACGCCTGCCACAGCACAAGGACTATCTAGTGGTGATAG CTCCTCTAGTTCATCCTTTACACCAATCCATAGGAGAGCTGGACCATCAGAGTTGCAGTCATTTTCAGAGTCCTGGAGATCTCGATTTAGTTCTATGtcaatgaa ATATAAAGAATCAATCTCAAAGAATACACGAGAGTGGAAGGAGAGATTGTTTTCTCGAAGTTCTTCAATGCCGGATGCTGGTCCTGTTAGGAGAGAGTCAAATGCTGGAATTGCTAGTCTATCTCACCTGATGGAACATCTGGAAACTCGAGAAAATAGTAGAGCTGGCTCTGTTTCAGCAGTTACTAATATAGTGGATTCTTCACACACACTCCAAAGAGACCATGGTAATATGGGTACTCATATTGGAAATGGATTGAACAGAAACTCAACAGCTTCTGCTGCAAGTTCAGCTCAGAATTAA
- the LOC107002584 gene encoding E3 ubiquitin-protein ligase RHF2A-like isoform X1 encodes MDEVKKSEGHMTSPAAFVEGGIQDACDDACSICLEAFCESDPPSVTSCKHEFHLQCVLEWCQRSSNCPMCWQSISLKDQMSQELFEAVEQERNFRVNAERNATVFQFPALGDFELQHLPVDIDDPELEERILQHLAVAASMGRAHHAGRREGSRNRSSTNNRPQLLVFPTHHNSSPTASVSPYPSGSISDPAATTTVDSPLPISSGSSDSPRQMPHLPSVQSDQLSALSSGSVLTPATAQGLSSGDRSSSSSSFTPIHRRAGPSELQSFSESWRSRFSSMSMKYKESISKNTREWKERLFSRSSSMPDAGPVRRESNAGIASLSHLMEHLETRENSRAGSVSAVTNIVDSSHTLQRDHGNMGTHIGNGLNRNSTASAASSAQN; translated from the exons ATGGATGAGGTCAAGAAATCAGAGGGTCATATGACATCCCCTGCAGCTTTTGTGGAAGGAGGAATTCAGGATGCATGTGATGATGCTTGCAGCATTTGTCTCGAGGCTTTCTGCGAAAGCGATCCTCCCTCG GTAACTAGCTGCAAGCATGAATTTCATCTCCAGTGCGTCCTGGAATG gTGTCAGAGAAGTTCTAATTGTCCTATGTGTTGGCAGTCCATAAGTCTGAAAGATCAGATGAG TCAAGAATTGTTTGAGGCTGTGGAACAAGAAAGGAATTTTAGAGTTAATGCAGAAAGAAATGCTACAGTATTTCAGTTTCCTGCGCTGGGAGATTTTGAACTACAGCAT TTACCTGTGGATATTGATGATCCTGAACTTGAAGAGCGCATTCTTCAGCATTTGGCTGTTGCTGCTTCAATGGGAAGAGCTCACCATGCGGGTCGAAGGGAGGGCTCAAGAAATCGCTCATCCACCAATAACCGTCCACAACTTTTAGTATTTCCAACTCATCATAATTCATCTCCTACCGCTTCTGTTTCACCTTATCCTAGTGGATCAATTTCTGATCCTGCTGCAACCACAACAGTTGATTCCCCTCTTCCCATTAGCTCCGGTAGCAGTGATTCACCACGACAGATGCCTCACCTTCCATCAGTTCAAAGTGATCAACTTTCTGCTTTATCATCTGGTTCCGTTCTAACGCCTGCCACAGCACAAGGACTATCTAGTGGTGATAG AAGCTCCTCTAGTTCATCCTTTACACCAATCCATAGGAGAGCTGGACCATCAGAGTTGCAGTCATTTTCAGAGTCCTGGAGATCTCGATTTAGTTCTATGtcaatgaa ATATAAAGAATCAATCTCAAAGAATACACGAGAGTGGAAGGAGAGATTGTTTTCTCGAAGTTCTTCAATGCCGGATGCTGGTCCTGTTAGGAGAGAGTCAAATGCTGGAATTGCTAGTCTATCTCACCTGATGGAACATCTGGAAACTCGAGAAAATAGTAGAGCTGGCTCTGTTTCAGCAGTTACTAATATAGTGGATTCTTCACACACACTCCAAAGAGACCATGGTAATATGGGTACTCATATTGGAAATGGATTGAACAGAAACTCAACAGCTTCTGCTGCAAGTTCAGCTCAGAATTAA
- the LOC107002584 gene encoding E3 ubiquitin-protein ligase RHF2A-like isoform X3: protein MCWQSISLKDQMSQELFEAVEQERNFRVNAERNATVFQFPALGDFELQHLPVDIDDPELEERILQHLAVAASMGRAHHAGRREGSRNRSSTNNRPQLLVFPTHHNSSPTASVSPYPSGSISDPAATTTVDSPLPISSGSSDSPRQMPHLPSVQSDQLSALSSGSVLTPATAQGLSSGDRSSSSSSFTPIHRRAGPSELQSFSESWRSRFSSMSMKYKESISKNTREWKERLFSRSSSMPDAGPVRRESNAGIASLSHLMEHLETRENSRAGSVSAVTNIVDSSHTLQRDHGNMGTHIGNGLNRNSTASAASSAQN, encoded by the exons ATGTGTTGGCAGTCCATAAGTCTGAAAGATCAGATGAG TCAAGAATTGTTTGAGGCTGTGGAACAAGAAAGGAATTTTAGAGTTAATGCAGAAAGAAATGCTACAGTATTTCAGTTTCCTGCGCTGGGAGATTTTGAACTACAGCAT TTACCTGTGGATATTGATGATCCTGAACTTGAAGAGCGCATTCTTCAGCATTTGGCTGTTGCTGCTTCAATGGGAAGAGCTCACCATGCGGGTCGAAGGGAGGGCTCAAGAAATCGCTCATCCACCAATAACCGTCCACAACTTTTAGTATTTCCAACTCATCATAATTCATCTCCTACCGCTTCTGTTTCACCTTATCCTAGTGGATCAATTTCTGATCCTGCTGCAACCACAACAGTTGATTCCCCTCTTCCCATTAGCTCCGGTAGCAGTGATTCACCACGACAGATGCCTCACCTTCCATCAGTTCAAAGTGATCAACTTTCTGCTTTATCATCTGGTTCCGTTCTAACGCCTGCCACAGCACAAGGACTATCTAGTGGTGATAG AAGCTCCTCTAGTTCATCCTTTACACCAATCCATAGGAGAGCTGGACCATCAGAGTTGCAGTCATTTTCAGAGTCCTGGAGATCTCGATTTAGTTCTATGtcaatgaa ATATAAAGAATCAATCTCAAAGAATACACGAGAGTGGAAGGAGAGATTGTTTTCTCGAAGTTCTTCAATGCCGGATGCTGGTCCTGTTAGGAGAGAGTCAAATGCTGGAATTGCTAGTCTATCTCACCTGATGGAACATCTGGAAACTCGAGAAAATAGTAGAGCTGGCTCTGTTTCAGCAGTTACTAATATAGTGGATTCTTCACACACACTCCAAAGAGACCATGGTAATATGGGTACTCATATTGGAAATGGATTGAACAGAAACTCAACAGCTTCTGCTGCAAGTTCAGCTCAGAATTAA